Sequence from the Fusobacterium perfoetens genome:
CTATTATTTCTTCTATTGTTTCATACTTTTCGTTAAAAAATTCTCCAAGTTCTACATTGTTTGGTTTTGTAAGATATACACCTTTTTCAAGAGCATATTTAAAAGGCTCTCCTCTTGTATCAAGAATAACTTTAACTCCTTCTGGAAGAATTTCAATTATCTCTTGATAAATATTTGTTTTTAAAGATTTAGGAACACTTCCTGAAAGTACAAGAATATCTCCTTCTTTTATTTCACTTATTGCTTTTAAAAATTCTTTATATTCAGATTCAGAAATATTAGGTGAATGTCCTGCTATTTCACTTTCAGTTTTTTCTGTTCTCATTTTTATATTTATTCTTGTATTTTCTTTTAATTCTACAAGCTTATCTTTTATCTCATACTCTTTAAGATTTTTTCTTATAAAATCTCCTGTAAAGCCACCTGCAAAACCAAGAACAGTACTTTCAATTCCAAAATTTTTTAAAACTTTAGAAACATTTATTCCCTTTCCTCCAGGAAGAGTATAACCATTATTAATTAAGTTTAATTCACCTTCTTGAAATTCTTTCATAGATATGTAATAATCTACAGCAGGATTCAAAGTAACTGTATAAATCATTTTATTCCTCCATTTTTTCTTTTATTTCTTCTGGTATTTCCCCATCAGTTATAATCTGACCATCTTTAAGAGAAGCAAAGTTTATAAAACTTTTTTCTGTAAATTTAGAATGATCACATAAGAAAAATACTCTTTTTCCTCTTGCTACAGCTTCACTTTTTACTATCACTTCTTCAGGATCTGGTGTTGAATATCCATCTTTATTCACTCCATTTGCTCCTATAAAAACAACATCAAAATTATAATTTTTTAAAGAAAACAATGCTGTAGCTCCTACTACTGCCCCTGTTTTCATTTTAATTTTTCCACCAAGAAGATATGTCTCTATACCCATTTTTGTAAGTTCAGATATATGAGTGAAACCATTAGTAACAACTTTTATGTCTTCTTTTCCTGAAAGATACTTAATAATACATTCTGTTGTACTCCCTGCATCAAGAAAAACAGTGTCGCCATTTTTTATATAGGAAGCTGCTTTTTTTCCAATTTTATTTTTTTCATCAGAATATACAAGTTTTTTATAATCTATATTATCTTCTTTATCTTCTACAAGGACAGCTCCTCCATGTACCCTTCTTATTTTCCCTTTCTCCTCCAAGAAATTTAAATCTCTTCTTGCAGTAGCTTCTGAAACATTAAGTTCTTCTACAACCTCATTAAGTCTTATGTTCTTTCTTTTTTTTATTAATTCCAAAATCAGACTATACCGTTGAATATTTAACATTTTGGTCTCCCTCCTCTCTTATACTTGAATATTATCATAATCCTTCAAAAAAATCAATCATTTTCTTTCACAAACTTTAAATTTCTTTCACATTTTAATTAAAAGTCCCAATAAATAAGACTTTTAAATATAAGAAAATTATTTAATATCTATCACAAACTATCATTTTCTTTCATATTCTATTTTTGAAAAAATTTTTTCTATTTAAAATAACTTGTTATTTTCTCTGCAGTATACTATAATTTATTTAACTGCTATTTAAAGAAAGGAGAAAGAGTATGAATGCAGAAGAACTAAAGTTAAAAAATTTTGATGACTTGTACAAAATAATAGAAAACGAAGAATTTTTTATGCTTGAAGATATTGAAGATACTATAGAAGTCTATGATAAATACCCTTTTTTATTTTTCTTTAAAATGAAAAAAAGATACCCTAGATATGTTTTCAGAAGCAAAATCTTTACAGAAAATGTAATGGAAGATCCTGTAATAATCAGAAATGTTGAATGCCTTGATGAAAAAGCGTATCAAATACAAGATGAAATAAAAGAACTTATAAAATTAAAAAATAATTCAAACATACCAGAAGATATTTTAAAAGAAAAAATTATCAATTTTCTTCTAAAATATAATTATTTTAAAAACGGAAAATAAAAAACAGGTTCTGATTAAAGTTCCTGTTTTTTATTATTTTATATATTTTAATATAATCAAAAAATCAATCATAATCTTTCTTTTTTATTTTAAGATAATAATACTTTTTTTAGCAAAATCTCCAGGGGCTATTTCTAAATATTTTTTGAACACATTACAAAAATGTTTATAATCTGTAAAGCCTACTTTTTCTGATATTTCATAGATTTTATATTCTTGTTTCTGAAGAAGCTTTATAGACTTTTGTATTCTATATTTATTTAAGACATCAAGAAAGGTCTCTCCTGTTACATCTTTAAACTTTCTGCTTAAATAACTTGTACTCACTCCTAATTCTTCAGCTATATCTTTTATATTTAATTTTTCAGCATAAGAAGATATTATTTTTTCTATCACTTTATCAACATACCTATTTTTATCTTTTTCTTTTCCTAAATAAATTTTTGGATTAAAAAATTCAGTTTCATCTTCTTTTACTATAATATCCTGTACTGTTTCAAAAGTTTCAATTTTTTTAATTTTCTCTTTTACTTTTTTCAATGCATCATAAAAAACATCTTCATCAATCGGTTTTAGAATATAATCTGCTACTCCTAATTTTATCCCTTCCTGAGCATATTCAAATTCTCCATAGCTTGTAAGAATAATTTTTTCAAATTTGAGATTTTTCTCCTGTGCTTTTTTAAGCATTTCTATTCCATCCATAACTGGCATTCTTATATCTGTTATTACTAAATCAGGTTTATATTTTTCTATTTTTTCAAGTCCATCCTGCCCATTTATAGCTTCTCCTGAAATAATATATCCAGCTGAAAGCCAATCAATTGTTCCTATCAAACCTTTTCTTATAATATCTTCATCCTCTACAACAAGTACTTTTATCATAAACTTTCATCTCCATTTTTTAAAGGAAGAAAAATACGGACAATTGTCCCTCTTTTTTCACTACTTAAAATTTTAAGTCCATATTCTTTTCCATACATAAGCTGAATACGCCTAAAAATATTATAAATCCCTATATGATTTTTTATTTCATTGCTGCCTTTCTTTAATCTTCCTCTTACTTCTTTTAAAGTTTCTTTTTCCATTCCTTTACCATTGTTATAAACTTTAATCAAAAGAATATTTTTTACTTTTTTTATTCTTATATAAATAATCATTTTAGATATCTGAGTATATCCATGTTTTATTGCATTTTCAATAATCGGCTGAATAATTAATTTAGGTACAAGATAATTTTCTAATTCTTTTTCCATTTTTATTTCATAATCAAATTTTTCTCCGAATCTGTATTTTTGAATGTCTAAATAATTTTTTGTATATATAGAATCTATTTTCAAAGAAACTTCAGAAGATTTGTTTTCTATACTAAACCTTAAAAGTGATGAAATATTAATTATTATTTTATTAGCCATTGAAATATCTGATTTTATTGTATATCTTAGCATTTCAAGAGTATTAAAAAGAAAATGTGGATTAAACTGACTTTCTAATTGTTTAACCTCAAGAACAGCACTGTGTCTGGCTTCTTCTTTATTTATTTCAATCAGTTTTTTTATATTCAAAAGCATTTCATTATATGAATTTGCAATAATTTTAAATTCATCGTTAGTATCTACATAAAGCCTTGTATTTAAATCTCCTGTTTTTACATTTTCAATAGCCTTTATAATTTCTTCAATAGATTTTGTCTTTTTTCCAGCAATAATTTTTGCAACATAATACATTGAAATAAGAAGTATTATAAAAATAACTGTCATATATAAAAAACCATCAATAAAATTATCTATAACATAACCTGCTCCAGATATTGTATATAAAATTATATTTGAATAATAAATCTCTTTTTTAGTTACATAATATTTTTCATTATTTATAACAGAATATCCATTTGCTTTTCTTATTTTTTTATCTGCTTTACCTAATTCATCCTTAAATTTTTCATTTGTTGTTATTGCTGTATTACCATATTTATCTGTTATGACCACATTAAAAGAACCACTTTTTCCTATAAGCTCTCTTAAACTTTTATCTAAAATATTGTAAACTACAAATCCAACTATTTTATTATCTTTCTTTATTACTTTCCCCAAAGAAAAAACACTGCTTGTTTCATCTTGAAAATGAAATTTATTTATTTTCAGGATTACTATTCCAGGATAATTTATCATTCTATTAAATAGTCCCCAGCTATATCCGTTAGTACTTCCTATAAATTTAGCACTGGACATAATTATATGAAGATCCTTATCATAAATAATAAAATTCCCTTCTACTTTCATTGAATTTATAGAATCATATACCTTCTCATAAACAAAATTATCAGCTTTTCCTTTTATTACTGCATTAATTATATCTTTATCAGAAGAAATTCTCTCTACTTCACTAAAATATTTTTGTATTGTTTCATCAAGATTTTTAGCAAGAATTTTTGTATTTTCAATATTTTCATTCTTTATTGCTTGATACTCCAAGAAATATATTATTCCATAACCTGTCAATGCAAAAAATATAATAGGAACGAGCATATATAAAATCAAAGTTTTTCTAAGCTGATCTTTAAAGCTTTGGAATCTTTTTCCTTTCATAACACTCGTTCCCCTTTACTTTTATAATCTATTTAATTTTATTCTACCACTTAATTTTACTTTATGCCAATCTTTTTATAATATTATATATTGACATCTTTTCCTCCTGTCACCTTAAAGAAAATTAAAAGTGAAATTATAGTTGTCACTGTAAGTATTGTTGAAAGAGCTGCTGCTGTTCCATAACTTGCTCTTATAACTTCTGTATAAATTGATACAGACATTGTTCTTGTTACACCAGTATACAATATTACTGATGAACTAAGTTCATTTATTACTGTAATCCAGCTTAATATTGCACCTGATAAAACTCCTGGTAACATCATCATTGCTGTAATTTTAAAGAAAGTTTTTACAGGTGAACATCCTAAACTTATTGAAGCTTCTTCAAGACTTGGACTTATCTGATAAAGAATTGCTGCTGATGAACGAAGAGTATAAGGCATTCTTCTTATTACAAATGATATTACAAGAATTGCTGCTGTTCCACTAAGAAGTATCGGCCTGCTGTTAAAAGCAAGAAGAAGAGTTATACCTATTACAGATCCAGGAATTATATAAGGAAACATTGTCATCGTATCAATTATGGCAGTTAAAACATTTTTCTTTCTTGTTGAAATATAGGCTATAAACATTCCCATAATAACTATTATCACAATAGCTGTAAGTCCATAAACATATGTATTCACTATTGCATTTCCCATTCTTGAAAAAACTTTTTCATAACTTTCAAAAGAAAATTCTCTTACAAACATAGAACCTCTTGTTTTTAAAAATGATGTATAAATTACAGTTATCTGAGGAATTATTGATAAAAATACTACAAAATAAATGAAAGTATGCATTAAAATTCCTTTTATTCCCTTAAGTTCTTTAGGCTGAATTGGTCTTATAGAACTCATTACAAAAGATTTTTTATTAACAATATATTTTTGTCCCAAGAAAAGAACTATTGTTATTATTACAAGAATTGTTGCCATTGCTGCAGCAAAGTTTGCACTTCCTCCCATTTCACCTACAAACTCAGAATAAATAAGAACAGGCATTACATTATACCCTTCTCCTATAAGCATTGGAGTACCAAAATCTGCCATTGCATTCATAAATACAAGCAAAGCTCCAGATAAAAGAGTAGGCATTATAAGAGGCATTATAATTGTACATACTTTTTTTACTGTACTGCACCCTAAACTTTCTGCTGCTTCACTTAAAGAAACATCTATTTTTTTTAACGCTCCTGAAACATAAAGATAAATGAAAGGGTATAATTTTAAAGTAAATACTAAAAGTATTCCTGTAAATCCATAAATTGTTGGAAGTCTTATTCCAAGAACATCTCTGAAAAATTCTGTTACAACTCCACTTCTTCCACATAAAAGTACCCATGAATAAGCTCCTATAAAAGGAGGAGAAAGCATTGAAATTATAATCAAAACTTCTATAAACCCTTTTAATTTTACTTTATAAGATGTCATAAAATACGCTACAGGAACACCTATAGCTACAGCTAAAACTGTCGTACAGGCAGTTACCTGAAAACTGTGAATAAGCCCTTGATAATAATATTTTCTGCTGAAAAATCTTGCAAAATTTGTCATGCTCCACACATTTGTCTCAGGATCTTTAAAACTGCTTAAAAATAAAGAAAATAAAGGATATATTAAAAAAAGTGTAAAAACAAAAGCTATAATAAGAGTTACAGCTGTCCAGAAATCCCATTTAATTTTCTTACTCAGCATACACCTCAACTCCCTTTATCAGACTTCTTTCTCCATTTTCTGTAAAGATATTTATTTTTTCTCCATTAGGCTTTAATATAATCTCATCTCCTACATTATAAATTATAGCTGCATGTCCTATATCCTGAGAAAATTCTAATGGAGGCATATCAGGAATTATTTCATTTTCTCCTGCTATAATTTCATAATTATTATATTTTCCTAAAAATGTACTTGTTTTAATTTTTACTTTGATTCCTTCATCTGAAACAGAAAATTCTTCAGGACGAACTGCAATAATTATTTCCTGATTATTTTCTACATCATCACAAAGATTATCCATAAGTATTTTGTATCCATTTCTAAAAACTACATATTTTACATTTTCATTTATTTCAATTTTCCCTTTAAAAAGATTTGAATATCCTATAAATGTTGCTACAAATTGATTTGATGGTCTTGCATAAATATCATGAGGTTTCCCAAGCTGCTGAATAGTTCCTTTATTTATTACGGCTATTCTGTCTGAAATAGCAAGAGCCTCCTCCTGATCATGAGTGACATATACTGTTGTTATTCCAACTTTTTTCTGAATATCTCTTATAGCAGAACGCATTTCAAGTCTTAATTTCGCATCAAGATTTGACAGAGGTTCATCCATTAAAAGTACACTTGGATGAATTACAATAGCTCTTGCAAGAGCAACTCTTTGCTGTTGTCCTCCTGAAAGTCTTTCAGGAAGTCTTTCTTGATATTCTGAAATTTTTACAACATCTAAAATATCATCAACCTTTTCTTTCATTTCATTTTTAGGAGTTTTTCTAAGTTTTAATCCATATTCCACATTTTCTCTTACTGTCATATGAGGAAATATTGCATAATTTTGGAAAACCATACCAATATTCCTTTTATGTGCTGCCATATCATTTATTAATTTGTCATCAAAAAATATTTCTCCTCCTTCTATACTATTAAAACCTGCTATCATTCTAAGAAGTGTAGTTTTTCCACATCCAGAAGGACCAAGAAGTGTAAAAAATTCTCCATTTTTAATATTTATTGACATTCCAGGAATTATAACATTATTTCCAAATTTTTTTACAACATTTTTTACATTTATAGATACACTCATTTTGCACCTCTTTTCAATTTATTTTTCCATATTTAAGAATATCCACAACAAAACCGTTGTGGATATTCACTAATATTATTTATTAACTTAAATTTATTTAGTATAAATATCTTTAAATTTATCAAGCCATTCAGCTTTTTTAGCTTTTACTACACTAATATCATCTTCAATTACATTAATTTCTTCTAGTTTTTTAAGTCCTTTTCCTGGCTCAACATCTTTTCTTATACTTCTTCTGTTAAGCTGTGCAGAAATCATTGACTGAGCTTCTTTTCCAGTTATGAAATCAACAAATTTTTTAGCATTTTCTTCATTTTTACAATTTTTTATAATATATACACCATCAGGTTTAACTATTACTCCTTCTTCCATATATACAACTTTTACAGGACCACCAGAATTAACATATTTTACTGCTCCTTCTTCAAAAGTAAGTCCAACTGTATATTCACCATCAGCAACACCTTTATACACTGCTGATGAACCAGAAAGAAGTGTATAATTTAAGTTTTCCATTAGCTTTTCTACATATCCCCAACCTTTTTCAGGATCTCCATTTCCCATTGCATAAAGCATATTTACTAAATGTTCAAAAGATGATGAAGATTTTGCAGGATCAGAAAATGC
This genomic interval carries:
- a CDS encoding response regulator transcription factor, which encodes MIKVLVVEDEDIIRKGLIGTIDWLSAGYIISGEAINGQDGLEKIEKYKPDLVITDIRMPVMDGIEMLKKAQEKNLKFEKIILTSYGEFEYAQEGIKLGVADYILKPIDEDVFYDALKKVKEKIKKIETFETVQDIIVKEDETEFFNPKIYLGKEKDKNRYVDKVIEKIISSYAEKLNIKDIAEELGVSTSYLSRKFKDVTGETFLDVLNKYRIQKSIKLLQKQEYKIYEISEKVGFTDYKHFCNVFKKYLEIAPGDFAKKSIIILK
- a CDS encoding ABC transporter permease produces the protein MLSKKIKWDFWTAVTLIIAFVFTLFLIYPLFSLFLSSFKDPETNVWSMTNFARFFSRKYYYQGLIHSFQVTACTTVLAVAIGVPVAYFMTSYKVKLKGFIEVLIIISMLSPPFIGAYSWVLLCGRSGVVTEFFRDVLGIRLPTIYGFTGILLVFTLKLYPFIYLYVSGALKKIDVSLSEAAESLGCSTVKKVCTIIMPLIMPTLLSGALLVFMNAMADFGTPMLIGEGYNVMPVLIYSEFVGEMGGSANFAAAMATILVIITIVLFLGQKYIVNKKSFVMSSIRPIQPKELKGIKGILMHTFIYFVVFLSIIPQITVIYTSFLKTRGSMFVREFSFESYEKVFSRMGNAIVNTYVYGLTAIVIIVIMGMFIAYISTRKKNVLTAIIDTMTMFPYIIPGSVIGITLLLAFNSRPILLSGTAAILVISFVIRRMPYTLRSSAAILYQISPSLEEASISLGCSPVKTFFKITAMMMLPGVLSGAILSWITVINELSSSVILYTGVTRTMSVSIYTEVIRASYGTAAALSTILTVTTIISLLIFFKVTGGKDVNI
- a CDS encoding ABC transporter substrate-binding protein; this translates as MRKRILAVLSLLIAIIFTGCGGEKEEAKTESKGAGNLTVYCPHPLEFINPLINEFETQTGVSVEVIAAGTGELMKRVESEKDNPLADVLWGGTITTVDPIKEYFMPYTSPNEEAFYDAYKNVEGNMTRFTAVPSVIMINTNLIGDIKIEGYEDVLNPALKGKIAFSDPAKSSSSFEHLVNMLYAMGNGDPEKGWGYVEKLMENLNYTLLSGSSAVYKGVADGEYTVGLTFEEGAVKYVNSGGPVKVVYMEEGVIVKPDGVYIIKNCKNEENAKKFVDFITGKEAQSMISAQLNRRSIRKDVEPGKGLKKLEEINVIEDDISVVKAKKAEWLDKFKDIYTK
- the pfkB gene encoding 1-phosphofructokinase: MIYTVTLNPAVDYYISMKEFQEGELNLINNGYTLPGGKGINVSKVLKNFGIESTVLGFAGGFTGDFIRKNLKEYEIKDKLVELKENTRINIKMRTEKTESEIAGHSPNISESEYKEFLKAISEIKEGDILVLSGSVPKSLKTNIYQEIIEILPEGVKVILDTRGEPFKYALEKGVYLTKPNNVELGEFFNEKYETIEEIIEAGKKLRKMGSENVLISLGKNGSVLITKDGVWIGNVPKGELVSSVGAGDSMVAGTLYGIVKGMDISEAYKYGIASGSATAFTEGLTTFEGMQKLLNDINIKREGI
- a CDS encoding sensor histidine kinase — encoded protein: MKGKRFQSFKDQLRKTLILYMLVPIIFFALTGYGIIYFLEYQAIKNENIENTKILAKNLDETIQKYFSEVERISSDKDIINAVIKGKADNFVYEKVYDSINSMKVEGNFIIYDKDLHIIMSSAKFIGSTNGYSWGLFNRMINYPGIVILKINKFHFQDETSSVFSLGKVIKKDNKIVGFVVYNILDKSLRELIGKSGSFNVVITDKYGNTAITTNEKFKDELGKADKKIRKANGYSVINNEKYYVTKKEIYYSNIILYTISGAGYVIDNFIDGFLYMTVIFIILLISMYYVAKIIAGKKTKSIEEIIKAIENVKTGDLNTRLYVDTNDEFKIIANSYNEMLLNIKKLIEINKEEARHSAVLEVKQLESQFNPHFLFNTLEMLRYTIKSDISMANKIIINISSLLRFSIENKSSEVSLKIDSIYTKNYLDIQKYRFGEKFDYEIKMEKELENYLVPKLIIQPIIENAIKHGYTQISKMIIYIRIKKVKNILLIKVYNNGKGMEKETLKEVRGRLKKGSNEIKNHIGIYNIFRRIQLMYGKEYGLKILSSEKRGTIVRIFLPLKNGDESL
- a CDS encoding DeoR/GlpR family DNA-binding transcription regulator, giving the protein MLNIQRYSLILELIKKRKNIRLNEVVEELNVSEATARRDLNFLEEKGKIRRVHGGAVLVEDKEDNIDYKKLVYSDEKNKIGKKAASYIKNGDTVFLDAGSTTECIIKYLSGKEDIKVVTNGFTHISELTKMGIETYLLGGKIKMKTGAVVGATALFSLKNYNFDVVFIGANGVNKDGYSTPDPEEVIVKSEAVARGKRVFFLCDHSKFTEKSFINFASLKDGQIITDGEIPEEIKEKMEE
- a CDS encoding ABC transporter ATP-binding protein, whose amino-acid sequence is MSVSINVKNVVKKFGNNVIIPGMSINIKNGEFFTLLGPSGCGKTTLLRMIAGFNSIEGGEIFFDDKLINDMAAHKRNIGMVFQNYAIFPHMTVRENVEYGLKLRKTPKNEMKEKVDDILDVVKISEYQERLPERLSGGQQQRVALARAIVIHPSVLLMDEPLSNLDAKLRLEMRSAIRDIQKKVGITTVYVTHDQEEALAISDRIAVINKGTIQQLGKPHDIYARPSNQFVATFIGYSNLFKGKIEINENVKYVVFRNGYKILMDNLCDDVENNQEIIIAVRPEEFSVSDEGIKVKIKTSTFLGKYNNYEIIAGENEIIPDMPPLEFSQDIGHAAIIYNVGDEIILKPNGEKINIFTENGERSLIKGVEVYAE